A single region of the Streptomyces vilmorinianum genome encodes:
- a CDS encoding COG1470 family protein, with amino-acid sequence MRGAFVALALGAVAAAPAPPPGWTAGAAEGRPYVYLEGAAGSVLEDTLSVTNPGGKPLTVRLSGQGTPLAFAARTVTVPARTRADVPFAVTVTADTAPGEHRGTVSAVAGGREVRIPVHLRVSGPSLAALTVEKVRLDGSGTVHYTLVNRGNTVLAPRLSVRADGAFGTVLDRPSRALPLTLRPGERVTRTEPWPDPPALDSVTVHLRATAPGTPAATARSERVFVAWPPIAAAAGALLAMSVGAVEARRRRDRAARGPGIPVEKPQSADVTAGADR; translated from the coding sequence ATGCGCGGGGCGTTCGTGGCCCTCGCGCTGGGGGCGGTGGCGGCCGCCCCGGCGCCCCCTCCGGGATGGACGGCGGGGGCGGCCGAGGGACGGCCGTACGTCTATCTGGAAGGCGCGGCCGGCAGCGTCCTGGAGGACACCCTCTCCGTGACCAACCCGGGCGGGAAGCCGCTCACCGTACGGCTGAGCGGGCAGGGCACCCCGCTCGCCTTCGCCGCGCGGACGGTGACGGTGCCGGCGCGGACCCGGGCGGACGTGCCGTTCGCCGTCACCGTCACGGCGGACACCGCGCCGGGGGAGCACCGCGGGACGGTGAGCGCCGTGGCCGGCGGGCGCGAGGTGCGGATTCCGGTGCACCTGCGGGTGAGCGGGCCGAGCCTGGCGGCGCTCACCGTCGAGAAGGTACGGCTGGACGGCTCGGGCACCGTGCACTACACCCTGGTCAACCGGGGCAACACGGTCCTGGCCCCGCGCCTGTCAGTCCGCGCCGACGGCGCCTTCGGGACCGTGCTCGACCGCCCGTCCCGCGCGCTGCCGCTCACCCTCCGCCCCGGCGAACGGGTCACCCGCACCGAACCCTGGCCCGACCCGCCCGCCCTCGACTCGGTCACGGTCCACCTGCGGGCCACGGCCCCGGGCACCCCGGCGGCGACGGCCCGGTCCGAGCGGGTGTTCGTCGCGTGGCCCCCGATCGCCGCCGCGGCCGGCGCACTCCTCGCGATGTCCGTGGGCGCCGTCGAGGCCCGAAGACGCCGGGACCGGGCCGCGAGAGGGCCCGGAATCCCCGTGGAGAAACCCCAGTCGGCGGACGTGACGGCAGGAGCGGACCGATGA
- a CDS encoding RNA polymerase sigma factor SigF, whose amino-acid sequence MEETMSPRLDAPRTHDAPSTATPPPTHPHGLLEGLPDELPEIGPFDQVDPLDARALSKTLFARLDALEEGTHEYAYVRNTLVELNLALVKFAASRFRSRSEPMEDIIQVGTIGLIKAIDRFELSRGVEFPTFAMPTIVGEIKRFFRDTSWSVRVPRRLQELRLDLAKAGDELSQRFDRAPTVGELAEELDLSRDEVVEGMAASNAYTASSLDAQPEEDDGEGALADRIGYEDHGIEGIEYVESLKPMIASLPPRERRILSLRFVAGMTQSEIGEELGISQMHVSRLLSRTLGRLRKGLTLEE is encoded by the coding sequence ATGGAGGAGACCATGTCACCCCGGCTCGACGCACCGCGTACCCACGACGCGCCGTCGACAGCAACTCCGCCCCCCACCCATCCCCACGGCCTTCTCGAAGGCCTGCCCGACGAACTCCCCGAGATCGGGCCCTTCGACCAGGTCGACCCCCTCGACGCACGGGCGCTCTCGAAGACCCTGTTCGCCCGGCTCGACGCCCTCGAAGAGGGCACGCACGAGTACGCGTACGTGCGCAACACCCTGGTCGAACTCAACCTCGCCCTGGTCAAGTTCGCCGCCTCCCGGTTCCGCTCGCGCAGCGAGCCCATGGAGGACATCATCCAGGTGGGCACGATCGGCCTCATCAAGGCCATCGACCGCTTCGAGCTCTCCCGGGGCGTCGAGTTCCCCACCTTCGCGATGCCGACGATCGTCGGCGAGATCAAGCGCTTCTTCCGCGACACCTCGTGGTCCGTGCGCGTTCCGCGAAGGCTCCAGGAGCTCCGTCTCGACCTCGCCAAGGCCGGTGACGAACTGTCCCAGCGCTTCGACCGCGCGCCGACCGTCGGCGAACTCGCCGAGGAGCTCGACCTGAGCCGCGACGAGGTCGTCGAGGGCATGGCCGCCAGCAACGCGTACACCGCGAGCTCGCTGGACGCCCAGCCCGAGGAGGACGACGGCGAGGGCGCGCTCGCCGACCGGATCGGCTACGAGGACCACGGCATCGAGGGCATCGAGTACGTCGAGTCCCTCAAGCCGATGATCGCCTCGCTGCCGCCCCGCGAGCGGCGCATCCTGTCGCTCCGCTTCGTCGCGGGAATGACCCAGTCGGAGATCGGCGAGGAGTTGGGCATCTCCCAGATGCATGTCTCCCGGCTGCTCTCCCGCACGCTGGGCCGGCTGCGCAAGGGGCTGACCCTCGAGGAGTGA
- a CDS encoding peptidase, which produces MPDRRRTAFALTAAAAVAAAAGSAVLASAPAAHAAVVDVDYACETKIGPKSAVSPVDIKAVKSGNAYTITMSFEKGVSDSPIELPKGVMTPRAELKLGGADEGTIKVKGTPNTAAIPPNTPIKIGQLTGTYTPKKSGKVTFTAGVLTVHALGMDAAVCTPKNNPKPSLELEVTAAGGSGGTPSTSAGELPKTGPLDSAAALGTLGGTVLLTGAAGVLWLTRRTAR; this is translated from the coding sequence GTGCCGGACCGGAGGAGAACAGCTTTCGCGCTGACAGCGGCGGCGGCCGTGGCAGCGGCGGCGGGCTCGGCGGTGCTGGCCTCCGCCCCCGCCGCGCACGCCGCCGTCGTCGACGTCGACTACGCCTGCGAGACGAAGATCGGGCCCAAGAGCGCGGTCTCGCCCGTCGACATCAAGGCCGTCAAGAGCGGCAACGCCTACACGATCACCATGTCCTTCGAGAAGGGCGTCTCCGACAGCCCCATCGAACTGCCCAAGGGCGTCATGACCCCGCGCGCCGAGCTGAAGCTGGGCGGTGCGGACGAGGGGACGATCAAGGTGAAGGGGACGCCGAACACGGCGGCCATCCCACCCAACACCCCCATCAAGATCGGGCAGTTGACGGGCACGTACACACCGAAGAAGAGCGGCAAGGTCACCTTCACGGCCGGGGTGCTCACCGTCCACGCGCTCGGCATGGACGCGGCCGTCTGCACCCCGAAGAACAACCCGAAGCCGTCGCTCGAACTGGAGGTCACGGCGGCGGGCGGCTCCGGCGGGACTCCGTCCACGAGCGCCGGCGAACTGCCGAAGACCGGCCCGCTCGACTCCGCGGCGGCGCTCGGCACCCTCGGCGGCACGGTCCTGCTCACCGGCGCGGCCGGAGTGCTCTGGCTCACCCGGCGCACGGCACGCTGA
- a CDS encoding ATP-binding protein, protein MDTAAGGREVEESVGPVVGAADAADLDVRTLALGATSGTVPLARDFTRSALYAWGWLPAAGAEARAAAEDVLLVVSELVTNACLHAEGPEVLRVLRRAKVLRLEVTDRGAGQPAPRTPHRAGRPGGHGMFIVQRLCLDWGIERRPGAPGKTVWAELAAPA, encoded by the coding sequence ATGGACACTGCTGCCGGCGGCAGGGAGGTCGAGGAGTCGGTGGGCCCTGTCGTGGGCGCCGCCGATGCCGCCGATCTCGATGTACGCACGCTCGCGCTCGGCGCCACCAGCGGCACCGTCCCGCTGGCCCGCGACTTCACGAGGTCCGCGCTGTACGCCTGGGGCTGGCTGCCGGCCGCCGGCGCCGAGGCCAGGGCCGCCGCCGAGGACGTCCTGCTCGTCGTCTCCGAGCTGGTCACCAACGCCTGCCTGCACGCCGAGGGCCCCGAGGTGCTGCGCGTGCTGCGCCGGGCCAAGGTGCTGCGCCTGGAGGTCACCGACCGCGGCGCCGGACAGCCCGCGCCGCGCACCCCGCACCGGGCGGGGCGGCCGGGCGGGCACGGCATGTTCATCGTGCAGCGGCTCTGCCTGGACTGGGGGATCGAGCGCAGGCCCGGTGCCCCCGGCAAGACGGTGTGGGCCGAACTGGCCGCTCCCGCCTAG
- a CDS encoding lipopolysaccharide biosynthesis protein translates to MAEAVRLHEPDAEERGAGAQAPAPENGSGGDSMFRNAYALMLSTGVSAALGLGFWLVAARYYTEEAVGQGSAAIAAQRLLASVTATTMIGAVVRYVPRAGRATGPLVRRIYLVSSVVVALACGIFLLTLDWWGPSYAPLGTLSAGLFFTVSCVGWALLTLQDGVLTGLRRAFWVPVGNAGFSVGKLLLLVAFAATMPVLGVFVSWSMAIALSVVPLGWLVFRRLIPRQARADHDREPPSMREIGRFMAGDSVGALFSLAMINLLPVMVAVRFDAAHNAFFYTAYTVGGTMEFMAINMASSLTAHASHSPESLAEGVRGALRRMALLLVPVVLVLVVFAPQILAPFGPEYAEHGTTVLRLLAAAALPRVAVELYIGVLRVQGRTGALAALQGAMCVLVLGSAAVLLGAAGISGAGLAMLGSMTLMAAVSAPGLRAALKPGRQEIEYGTSWARRAAEQEWTRQSASADTVTPAFGLPVYVPRPPERMAPPPATRDDRPATWLWLLLGLSTGLFWIPLARAGGLGLDHLSGTELIAALPPITLTAGVLLIVLHGAAVSLRRVPPLLAATILLATFLALHTAPPLLGIRPDAVTGPGSTLAPAGLREALPIVLQAVCLALAAVLLRALGASVRVTACAVWVLVWAGWAAQHAFAAAPLPVLLGACGATMTAVAARGLRRR, encoded by the coding sequence GTGGCTGAGGCCGTCCGGCTGCACGAGCCGGACGCGGAGGAGCGGGGGGCCGGGGCGCAGGCGCCCGCGCCCGAGAACGGATCCGGCGGGGACTCCATGTTCCGCAACGCGTACGCCCTCATGCTCTCCACCGGCGTCTCGGCCGCCCTCGGGCTCGGCTTCTGGCTGGTCGCCGCCCGCTACTACACCGAGGAGGCCGTCGGGCAGGGCTCCGCCGCCATCGCCGCCCAGCGGCTGCTCGCCTCGGTCACCGCGACCACGATGATCGGCGCCGTCGTCCGCTACGTGCCCCGGGCCGGCCGCGCCACCGGGCCGCTCGTCCGCCGGATCTATCTGGTCAGCTCGGTCGTCGTCGCCCTGGCCTGCGGGATCTTCCTGCTCACCCTGGACTGGTGGGGCCCCTCGTACGCACCGCTCGGCACGCTCTCCGCCGGGCTCTTCTTCACCGTCTCCTGCGTCGGCTGGGCGCTGCTCACCCTCCAGGACGGCGTCCTCACCGGGCTGCGCCGGGCCTTCTGGGTGCCCGTCGGCAACGCCGGCTTCTCCGTCGGCAAACTGCTGCTGCTCGTCGCCTTCGCCGCCACCATGCCGGTCCTCGGCGTCTTCGTCTCCTGGTCCATGGCGATCGCCCTGTCGGTCGTGCCGCTCGGCTGGCTCGTCTTCCGCCGGCTCATCCCCCGCCAGGCGCGCGCCGACCACGACCGCGAGCCGCCCAGCATGCGCGAGATCGGCCGCTTCATGGCCGGGGACTCGGTCGGCGCCCTGTTCAGCCTGGCGATGATCAACCTGCTGCCGGTGATGGTCGCCGTCCGCTTCGACGCCGCGCACAACGCGTTCTTCTACACCGCGTACACCGTCGGCGGCACGATGGAGTTCATGGCCATCAACATGGCCTCCTCGCTCACCGCGCACGCCTCGCACAGCCCCGAGTCCCTCGCCGAGGGCGTCCGCGGGGCGCTGCGGCGCATGGCGCTGCTCCTGGTGCCCGTCGTCCTCGTCCTGGTCGTCTTCGCGCCGCAGATCCTCGCCCCCTTCGGCCCGGAGTACGCCGAGCACGGCACGACGGTCCTGCGGCTGCTCGCCGCCGCCGCGCTCCCGCGCGTCGCCGTCGAGCTGTACATCGGCGTGCTGCGCGTCCAGGGGCGTACGGGCGCCCTGGCGGCCCTCCAGGGCGCGATGTGCGTCCTGGTCCTGGGCAGCGCCGCCGTGCTGCTCGGCGCCGCCGGGATCTCCGGCGCCGGGCTCGCGATGCTCGGCTCGATGACGCTGATGGCAGCGGTCTCGGCGCCGGGCCTGCGGGCCGCGCTGAAGCCGGGCCGCCAGGAGATCGAGTACGGCACGAGCTGGGCGCGGCGCGCCGCCGAGCAGGAGTGGACGCGGCAGAGCGCCTCCGCGGACACGGTGACGCCGGCCTTCGGTCTGCCGGTGTACGTGCCGCGGCCGCCCGAACGCATGGCACCGCCCCCGGCGACCCGGGACGACCGGCCCGCGACCTGGCTGTGGCTGCTCCTGGGGCTGTCCACCGGGCTCTTCTGGATCCCGCTGGCCCGCGCGGGCGGACTCGGCCTCGACCACCTGTCCGGTACGGAGCTGATCGCGGCGCTGCCCCCGATCACCCTCACGGCCGGGGTCCTGCTGATCGTGCTGCACGGCGCGGCGGTGTCGCTGCGCCGGGTCCCGCCGCTGCTCGCCGCCACGATCCTGCTCGCCACGTTCCTCGCGCTGCACACCGCGCCGCCCCTGCTCGGCATCCGCCCGGACGCGGTGACCGGCCCGGGTTCGACCCTCGCCCCCGCCGGCCTGCGGGAGGCCCTGCCGATCGTCCTCCAGGCCGTGTGTCTGGCACTCGCGGCCGTGCTGCTGCGAGCGCTCGGCGCGAGCGTCCGGGTCACGGCGTGCGCGGTGTGGGTCCTGGTGTGGGCGGGCTGGGCGGCCCAGCACGCCTTCGCGGCGGCCCCGCTGCCCGTCCTCCTGGGCGCGTGCGGGGCCACGATGACGGCGGTCGCGGCGCGCGGGCTCAGGCGCCGCTGA
- a CDS encoding peptide MFS transporter → MASSLTTASTGTPGYQKTFLGHPRGLTTLFFTEMWERFSYYGMRALLVYYLVSGGADAAVGSQGGGLAMKAATATAIYSVYVSMVYLMAMPGGWFGDRVWGARKTVTIAGFVIMAGHVSLALPGTAMFFVGLALVAVGSGLLKANISTMVGHLYDGPEDPRRDGGFTLFYIGINLGAFVAPLLIGTIGKEVNWHLGFALAAVGMGLGLAVFLTFAKSLNPKSSEVPNPLSADERKAIITKIALVVALVAVFYGIVVALGLYTLNWALVPLTLAGLLIPIAVLARIKRDKDLDSSEQSKVNGYIWFFVAAAIFWMIYDQGGSTLSLFADGKTADTVFGLGFSATWYQSLNPLFVMALAPVFAWLWLWLARKNQEPNTIVKFAMGLVLVGASFFVFIVPMNMSGDGTMVSPMWLVSIYMIQTIGELCLSPVGLSVTTKMAPKKYASQMMGVWFLAVTAGDCTTGLLSIAGVDLNGTGIIAMQATLAAAAGFAIYMYRKKVQALMGDVH, encoded by the coding sequence ATGGCGTCCAGCCTGACGACGGCTTCGACCGGAACTCCGGGTTACCAGAAGACGTTCCTCGGCCACCCCCGCGGCCTGACCACCCTCTTCTTCACCGAGATGTGGGAGCGCTTCTCCTACTACGGGATGCGGGCCCTGCTGGTGTACTACCTGGTCTCCGGCGGCGCAGACGCCGCCGTGGGCAGCCAGGGCGGCGGCCTGGCGATGAAGGCCGCCACGGCCACGGCCATCTACTCCGTGTACGTGTCGATGGTCTACCTGATGGCGATGCCGGGTGGCTGGTTCGGCGACCGCGTCTGGGGCGCTCGCAAGACCGTCACCATCGCCGGTTTCGTGATCATGGCCGGTCACGTCTCGCTGGCGCTGCCCGGCACGGCGATGTTCTTCGTCGGCCTCGCGCTGGTGGCCGTCGGCTCGGGTCTGCTGAAGGCCAACATCTCGACGATGGTGGGTCACCTCTACGACGGTCCCGAGGACCCGCGTCGTGACGGCGGCTTCACGCTCTTCTACATCGGCATCAACCTCGGCGCCTTCGTCGCTCCGCTCCTCATCGGGACGATCGGCAAGGAAGTCAACTGGCACCTCGGCTTCGCGCTCGCCGCGGTGGGCATGGGCCTGGGTCTCGCCGTCTTCCTGACCTTCGCCAAGAGCCTCAACCCGAAGAGCAGCGAGGTCCCGAACCCGCTCTCCGCCGACGAGCGCAAGGCGATCATCACCAAGATCGCTCTCGTTGTCGCCCTCGTGGCCGTCTTCTACGGCATCGTCGTCGCCCTCGGCCTGTACACGCTGAACTGGGCCCTGGTCCCGCTCACTCTCGCCGGTCTGCTCATCCCGATCGCCGTCCTGGCCCGCATCAAGCGCGACAAGGACCTCGACTCGTCCGAGCAGTCGAAGGTGAACGGCTACATCTGGTTCTTCGTGGCCGCCGCGATCTTCTGGATGATCTACGACCAGGGTGGCTCGACCCTGTCCCTGTTCGCGGACGGCAAGACCGCCGACACCGTCTTCGGCCTCGGCTTCTCCGCCACCTGGTACCAGTCCCTGAACCCGCTCTTCGTCATGGCGCTGGCCCCGGTCTTCGCCTGGCTGTGGCTGTGGCTGGCCCGTAAGAACCAGGAGCCGAACACCATCGTGAAGTTCGCGATGGGTCTGGTCCTCGTCGGTGCGTCCTTCTTCGTCTTCATCGTCCCGATGAACATGTCGGGCGACGGCACCATGGTCTCCCCGATGTGGCTGGTCTCGATCTACATGATCCAGACCATCGGTGAGCTCTGCCTCTCCCCCGTCGGCCTCTCCGTCACCACGAAGATGGCGCCGAAGAAGTACGCCTCCCAGATGATGGGTGTCTGGTTCCTCGCCGTCACCGCCGGTGACTGCACCACGGGTCTGCTCTCCATCGCGGGTGTGGACCTGAACGGAACCGGCATCATCGCGATGCAGGCGACGCTCGCCGCCGCGGCCGGCTTCGCGATCTACATGTACCGCAAGAAGGTCCAGGCACTCATGGGCGACGTCCACTGA
- a CDS encoding DegT/DnrJ/EryC1/StrS family aminotransferase, with product MVSAYAELEERMRGRLGGRDCLYVPSCRFGLYLALRHWCRPGGRVLMSPVNDDVIFFVVLAAGLRPVQAPLDPRDGSIDTAAVPESVWGGLSAVLTTNLYGNPDPAPELRARCDESGIPLLEDAAHAIGSTAGGRPVGTWGEASVFSLSKHTGAKTGGFLTFADPALRGELAAARDELLHPSRTSAELAYLVRPYAEATVRGLRLVKAAHATLRLLGQQEREEIRMPLRADELKQALAGAPGLAPFHSWVRVDMHDYRLGPGAARLRRTGRLLARLDATLAAHRAGTERLLASEWGGGTGTGTGGGTGLAGDAQPLFRVPLLVEDRDAAIAALARRRIVTGYLYDPPLDTYAGELFTDLSPAPEPAAWFARHALPVDPRRAPEVIETLRAAGAVRAEPPAVFDAGRGDRG from the coding sequence ATGGTTTCTGCGTACGCGGAACTGGAAGAGCGCATGCGCGGCCGGCTCGGGGGCAGGGACTGCCTCTACGTGCCGTCGTGCCGCTTCGGTCTCTATCTCGCGTTGCGTCACTGGTGCAGACCCGGCGGTCGGGTGCTGATGTCGCCGGTCAACGACGACGTCATCTTCTTCGTGGTGCTGGCCGCCGGACTGCGGCCCGTCCAGGCGCCGCTCGACCCGCGCGACGGATCGATCGACACCGCCGCCGTGCCCGAGTCCGTCTGGGGCGGGCTCTCCGCCGTCCTCACCACCAACCTGTACGGGAATCCCGACCCGGCGCCCGAACTGCGCGCCCGCTGCGATGAGTCGGGGATCCCTCTCCTGGAGGACGCCGCCCACGCCATCGGGTCCACGGCGGGCGGGCGTCCGGTCGGCACGTGGGGCGAGGCGTCCGTCTTCAGCCTCTCCAAGCACACGGGGGCCAAGACCGGCGGGTTCCTGACCTTCGCGGACCCGGCCCTGCGCGGCGAACTGGCCGCGGCACGCGACGAGTTGCTGCACCCGTCCCGTACGAGCGCCGAACTCGCCTACCTCGTACGGCCGTACGCCGAGGCCACCGTCCGCGGGCTGCGCCTGGTGAAGGCCGCGCACGCCACGCTGCGGCTGCTCGGGCAGCAGGAGCGCGAGGAGATCCGAATGCCGCTGCGGGCCGACGAGCTGAAACAGGCCCTCGCCGGCGCGCCGGGGCTCGCGCCCTTCCACTCCTGGGTCCGGGTCGACATGCACGACTACCGTCTCGGCCCGGGCGCCGCCCGGCTGCGCCGCACCGGACGCCTCCTGGCCCGCCTCGACGCGACCCTCGCCGCGCACCGGGCCGGTACGGAGCGGCTCCTCGCGAGCGAGTGGGGCGGGGGCACGGGCACGGGCACGGGCGGGGGCACGGGCCTGGCGGGGGACGCCCAGCCGCTGTTCCGGGTGCCGCTGCTCGTCGAGGACCGGGACGCGGCGATCGCCGCCCTCGCCCGCCGCCGGATCGTCACCGGCTACCTGTACGACCCGCCGCTCGACACCTACGCGGGCGAGCTCTTCACCGACCTCTCCCCGGCCCCGGAGCCGGCCGCCTGGTTCGCCCGCCACGCCCTGCCGGTGGACCCGCGACGGGCGCCGGAGGTGATCGAGACGCTGCGCGCGGCGGGAGCCGTACGCGCGGAGCCGCCTGCGGTCTTCGACGCCGGTCGCGGCGATCGTGGCTGA
- a CDS encoding STAS domain-containing protein: MDRQNIGSAQPGRLRVEVRTVGASEVLTPVGELDHHTADVLRTPLDRALDAGRSRLVVDCSRLDFCDSTGLNVLLGARLKAEAAGGGVHLAGMRPMVARVFEITGADVVFTVHDSLAAALPD, encoded by the coding sequence ATGGACCGCCAGAACATCGGCAGCGCGCAACCTGGGCGGCTGCGGGTCGAGGTCCGGACCGTGGGGGCGAGCGAGGTCCTCACTCCGGTGGGTGAGCTCGATCACCACACGGCGGACGTGTTGCGTACGCCACTCGATCGCGCGCTCGACGCCGGCCGGTCACGGCTTGTCGTCGACTGCTCACGCCTCGACTTCTGCGACTCCACCGGACTCAACGTGCTCCTCGGGGCCAGGCTGAAAGCCGAGGCCGCAGGGGGTGGAGTCCACCTGGCGGGGATGCGGCCGATGGTGGCCCGGGTCTTCGAGATCACCGGTGCGGACGTCGTCTTCACCGTCCATGACTCGCTCGCCGCGGCGCTGCCCGACTGA